Within the Staphylococcus argenteus genome, the region GCTTCTTTCTTCGCTTCTTGAATTACTTGCGCTTCTTGTGATGTGTCACTTAAATTATTTGCACTTGCTTCTTCTTTTATTGCAGCTTGCTGTGCTTTTAATGTTGCCTTTTCATCTTTAGATTTATTTAAAAAGCCTTCAACGCGTTCTTTTGTATACTCAACAGTTTCTTCTAGTTGTACTTTTCTTTCTTTAACCATTTTTGAAATTTCTTGTTCTTTAACTTTTAAATCGTCAGCCTTTTGGTAAACTTTATTTTTAAAATACAAACCTAGCGCCGAACCTACAAGCGCACCTGTTATAAAACTAACAACAAAATCTTTACGGTTAGGTAAGGTTTCATTTTGATACGTATGTTTATTTTTTAATGTTCTTTTATTATTTTGTTGTTGCGTCATAATTATATCCTCCTATAACAAATGCACTTAAATAAGTAACAACCTCATTTAAGTGCATTTGTTTAATTATTAATTATTTATCTACACGAGAAGTATAGCTGTGATTTGCATCATCTGCTACATTATTAGCTTTGTAATTTGCACTTCCACGACGGTAGTGTCTATTTTGCCATTTGTCAGCAATTTCCATTGCTACATTTGACCATTGAACAACTTGTGAGATTTTATCTTCATTTTGAGAAATATTATGTGTAATTGAATTTGTTACACGATCCACAGAGCTGTTTAACGTTTGAACTGAGTCACCGATACCTTTAACTGCATCTACAACTGAGTTTAAACGATCTACTTTACCTTGGATATCCTCAGTTAAACGGTTTACTTTGTGAAGTAAGTCCGTTGTTTCACGAGTAATACCTTGAACTTGACCTTCTACTCCGTCAAGTGTTTTAGCAACATAATCTAAGTTTTTCTTAACAGAATTTAACACAGCTACGATACCGATACATAAAATTAAGAATGCAATCGCAGCGATAATTCCAGCAATTGGTAAAATCCAATCCATTAAAAACGCCTCCTAATTAACATGTAATAATGTTATTAATAATAAATACCCATACTACTCTATTATAAACATATTAAAACGCATTTTTCATGCCTAATTTATCTAAATATGCATTTTGTAATTTTTGTATATCACCAGCACCCATAAATAAAATGACAGCATTATCAAATTGCTCTAATACATTTATAGAATCTTCAGTAATCAACGATGCACCTTCAATTTTATCAATTAAATCTTGTATCGTTAATGAACCAGTATTTTCTCTAATCGAACCAAATATTTCACATAAGAAAACGCGATCAGCTTTGCTCAAGCTTTCAGCAAATTCATTTAAAAATGCTTGCGTTCTAGAGAATGTATGTGGTTGAAATACGGCAACAACTTCTTTATGTGGATATTTTTTTCGAGCTGTTTCAATTGTAGCACTAATTTCTCTAGGATGGTGTGCATAATCATCAACAATAACTTGATTTGCAATTGGTGTTTCATTGAAACGACGTTTTACACCATCAAATGTTTCAAGTGCTTCTTTAATATTTTCAACATCTAGCTTTTCTAAATAACTAATCGCAATAACCGCTAATGCATTTAAAACTGTGTGATCTCCAAATTGTGGAGATAAGAAATGATCATAAAATTCTCCATTTACATATACATCAAATGCAGTACCTTTATCTGTAATTTGAATATTTTGAGCATAGATGTCATCTGTATCTTTAAAACCATAATAATAAATTGGAACATCTGCTTCAATCTTACGAAGATGCTCGTCATCACCCCAAGCAATAATTCCTTTTTTAACATTATGTGCCATTTCTTGGAATGCATCAAATACATCGTCGATATCTTTAAAATAATCAGGATGATCGAAATCAATATTTGTCATAATTGCGTAATCAGGTTTATAACTTAAAAAGTGACGTCTATATTCACATGCTTCAAAAGCAAAATAGTCACTTTCAGGTAGACCCATTCCTGTACCATCACCAATTAAAAATGATGTTTTTTTATCACCATTCATAACATGTGACAATAAACCTGTTGTTGAAGTTTTACCATGTGCACCAGTTACAGCTACTGAAGTATATTGGTCGATAATTTGCCCTAAAAAGTCATTGTAACTTACCACATCTAATTTTAGTTGATGTGCACGTACAATTTCTTCATGGTTATTTGCAAATGCATTACCTTGTATAACTACCATATCTTCTTTTATGTTATTAGCATCAAATGGTAATATTTTAATCCCCTTATTTTTAAGAGCAACTTCAGTAAAAACGTAGTTCTCAATGTCTGATCCTTGAACTTCATGACCTAAATCATGCATGATTTGTGCTAATGAACTCATGCCAGAACCTTTAATTCCGACAAAATGATAGTGTGTCATTATATAAAACTCCTTACTCATAATTATTCTTTATTTAAATCTGCTTCTGTAACATAAACATCCCTAGGTTTTGATCCATTAGCGCTCGAAACATAACCGAGTTGTTCCAATTGATCGATAATTCGTGCTGCTCTGTTGTATCCAATTTGGAAATGTCGTTGGATTAATGATGTTGAAATATGTCCTTCTCTAATCATAAATTCACAGACATCATCAAACAAATCATCTTGCGATTGTGTTTGTGTTTTTTTCAACAATTCTTTTTCTTCAAATAGATAATCAGGTTCTCTCTGCTGTTTAATAAACTCTACAACATCATCGATTTCGTCATCAGAAACAAATGTACCTTGTACCCTGATAGGTTTATTCATACCGCTACCAAGATATAACATATCGCCATATCCTAACAAGCGTTCTGCTCCACCACTGTCTAAAATCGTTCTTGAATCTACACTTGATGATACCATAAATGCGATTCTTGTTGGTATATTGGCTTTAATTAAACCAGTTATAACATTCACAGATGGTCTTTGCGTCGCAACAAGCATATGAATACCACATGCTCTAGCTTTTTGAGCAATTCGAGCAATAGACTGTTCGACTTCTTGAGGTGCCATCATCATTAAATCTGCTAACTCATCAATGACAATAACAATTTTAGGCATTCTTTCATCATAAGGTGCCTTTTTATTAAATGCTGTAATATTTCGAACATGGTAATGAGCAAATAATTTATAACGTCTTTCCATTTCTTCTACAGCCCATTTTAAACTTTGCGTTGCTGCTTTTACATCTGTAATTACTGGTGCTACTAAATGTGGTAATCCATTATATGGTGCCAATTCAACCATTTTTGGATCTATTAGTAATAAACGCAATTCTTCAGGATGATTTTTATATAGTAAAGACATCAATATACTATTGATACAAACTGATTTACCTGAACCTGTTGCACCTGCAATTAAAGCATGTGGCGTTTTAGCAATATCCATAAGTAATGGCTCATTATTAATACGATAACCCATAGCAACCGTTAATTTTGATTCGGCGTTTTTAAAGCTAGACGATTCAATAATTGAACGTAAATTCACAGTAGTTGGATTTTGATTTGGAACTTCAATACCAACACGACTTGTTCCCGGAATTGGCGCTTCTATACGAATATCTTTAGCGGCCAATGCCATTTTAATGTCATCTTGTAATGCAGTAATTCTTGAAACTTTAACGCCTTTTTCAACTGACAATTCAAATCTAGTAACACTTGGTCCTTCAGTTACATCTTGAACTTCAGCAGGTACATTAAAGTAATATAATGCATCGTTAAGTTCTTGCTTTTTATCTGCAATCCAATCTTCATTTGGCTCAATTACTTGTGGTTGCTCTAATAATGAAACACTAGGTAGTTTGATATTCGGACCTTTGCGAATCATAGGCTTCACAACTTGAGCAGATTCATTTGATGATTCTTGTTGTTGATTTGAATCAGACGCGCTGTTGTTTGCGTTTTGGTCCGCTTTATTTGTGTCATTATTTTGTTGTGGTTGAACTTCTTGTTCGTTTATATCAATAGATTGTGATACCTCTTTTTGATTTTCAAGTTGTATATCGTTATCTGTTGACGGTTCTATATCCGCATCTTGTTTATATATATCTTCCTGCGAATCATTTAAATGACTATTGTCGTTTTCTTCAGTTATGTTACTGTTACTTGATGGTGAAGAAACTTCTAATCTTTGGTTCGCGTCATCAATGATATCAGATTCTTCATG harbors:
- the murC gene encoding UDP-N-acetylmuramate--L-alanine ligase is translated as MTHYHFVGIKGSGMSSLAQIMHDLGHEVQGSDIENYVFTEVALKNKGIKILPFDANNIKEDMVVIQGNAFANNHEEIVRAHQLKLDVVSYNDFLGQIIDQYTSVAVTGAHGKTSTTGLLSHVMNGDKKTSFLIGDGTGMGLPESDYFAFEACEYRRHFLSYKPDYAIMTNIDFDHPDYFKDIDDVFDAFQEMAHNVKKGIIAWGDDEHLRKIEADVPIYYYGFKDTDDIYAQNIQITDKGTAFDVYVNGEFYDHFLSPQFGDHTVLNALAVIAISYLEKLDVENIKEALETFDGVKRRFNETPIANQVIVDDYAHHPREISATIETARKKYPHKEVVAVFQPHTFSRTQAFLNEFAESLSKADRVFLCEIFGSIRENTGSLTIQDLIDKIEGASLITEDSINVLEQFDNAVILFMGAGDIQKLQNAYLDKLGMKNAF
- a CDS encoding DUF948 domain-containing protein, whose protein sequence is MDWILPIAGIIAAIAFLILCIGIVAVLNSVKKNLDYVAKTLDGVEGQVQGITRETTDLLHKVNRLTEDIQGKVDRLNSVVDAVKGIGDSVQTLNSSVDRVTNSITHNISQNEDKISQVVQWSNVAMEIADKWQNRHYRRGSANYKANNVADDANHSYTSRVDK